The Bos taurus isolate L1 Dominette 01449 registration number 42190680 breed Hereford chromosome 18, ARS-UCD2.0, whole genome shotgun sequence nucleotide sequence TCGAtcagagatggagacagaagtCACAAGTGACAGAGGCAGAGGCCAACGCTCAGAGAAAGAAGTTAGCAGGTACAGGCAGGCGTGAAGATTCCAAGACACTTGTGGCAGAAATAGGAGAAAGGACAGCAAAGACTCCCAAATAAGCACCTGCAGGATTCAAGCTAACTGGTGTTTTCCAGTGGGCAGACAAACAGGCCACAGAATGCACAGGCTGGACACACTCTAGACTGCCTCATGGGGCTGTTTGGGGGACAGGGGACGCTTCTGAACTCTCCGGTCTCTCCAGGATGATCCTAATAACCTTGCTGAATCTGGTATCTTGATtgggggaaaggaagggaagagagtTCTCTGAACCACAACCTCCCTACTCTAGGGTCACCAtctcccccagcctctgggagTACACTTCCAGGTATCTATGGATTGAGTAGAGATGGAAAGGCAGGGACGGGGCATTTCCTCTCCCCCATTCCTGTTTTCCAACTTGCTCCCTCTCTCTGTACTTCTTGTTTCCAGGAACCCAGGCTGGAACCTGAGAAAGTATGGGGGTGGGCAGGGTGTCCATGTGGCTTCTCTGGACCACCCTCCTGCTGGTGCTGCCCTTGGGAGGCCTAGGACcactcctctgcccaagggagcCTTTCTACTTCCTCATTGCCATCACGAAGATGCtggtgaggagggagggaagagccaGCAGACAGGGGCAGGCTAGTTAAGGAGTGGGGTGGGTGACATGTTTGCGGAAGGGTCAGTCTCTTCCTCTCCAAGATCTGATTTTCCTCCCTACCCCACAAttacaggaaaacaaaaatgatggCAGTCTGTACACCCCAGATAATCTATTGGTGAGTATCATGTTCCCTCTTTACTGGGGGTGGACATTTAGGGAGAATCCACTAGCTCAGGACACACTGGAggccaggaggcaggcaggctggTATTCTGGCTGTCCAAGTCTTGACAAATGTATTTTGTTCACAGCTGTCTGTAACACCTAGTACAGTGATTGGCATATAATAGCAACAAAGGATAATAATGACTAcagctattattttaaatatatatatatttatttgtttggctgcattgggtcttagttatggcacctGGAATCTTtctttgtggcacatgggctcagtagttgcttctcagcgtgtgggatcttatttctcagaccagggatcaaagccccaTCCTCTACACAGGAAGGTGggtacttaaccactggacggccagtgAAGTCCCAATAACAGCTATTCTTACATAATTTCTTACTTGGTGACGGGTGCTGGCCTAAATGCTTTAAGTGTATTGGCCTTTTTGGAGGGGGcacgatcttagttccctgaccagtgattgaaccctgggcccccagcagtgaaagtgcaagcgcggagtcctaacccctggaccaccagggaagtcctaagcaCATTAGCTTAATTACCTTCACACTGACCCTCCAAGGTAAACAGGGCTGAGACGTACGGATGTGAAGGTTGTACACTGCACAAGGGTCCCACACCTACAAGGACAGCATTCTCATTCTGGATGTTTGTCAGTTTCCAGCACATGGCAGTAAAGTATCTTGTTCTAACAAAATCAGACCGTGGAAGCATTAAGGAAGGAAGATCTTTTTCTAACTTGCACTTCTAGTAAAGGTAGGGATTATTCAGAactccatttacagatgaggaaactgaggcttagattGGTGAAGGGGCTTGTTCCAGGCTACAAGTCAGAAACTGTGGGGGTGAGGACTTGGGATCAGCCCTTGCCCAGAGACACCAGATCACTCTGTCTCCACAGGTGTGTCCTGCTGAGACTCTCCGATGCTTCCGGCTGGAGTTGTCTGTGATCGGGTTTGAGGAGGGCCCATCCGTGGGGATCGTTGTGTTCCGCCTACAGCGCCTACTGGATGCCCTGGGGTCCCGGCTGTGGGTGATTGATCAGGGCCCTTGTCCACCCTGCGAAGCACACCCTCAGAGACCAGTCCCTCTTTTTCTGGCCAAACTCTTGGAGTTATTACAGGGGACTTGTGCTCGGGACCTGCCCTCAGCATAAACTTCAGAGGAAGTCCCCCTGGTACTCCCAAAGAGGccaggtggggaaggagaggaaacTTGATCTCCAGCCCCAGTTCCTAAACCCTAAGCCTTCTCCTTCTAGGCCAGAAGACCTTACCTGCAGCCCCAAGAGCGAGGGGAAGAggtaagaaggaagaaaataaggcGAGATGTGAAGCCTGAAATCTCTGACCTACTGGGGCAGGAAGTTGGATAAATTACCCCACCTTACCCCATtgttctccctctctttcagatacttcctcctctctctgcttccagGAAGGGACAATGCACGCTTGTCCTCTAACCTCATCCCCATCCCTTGAGGAGAGGAAGTCTTGTGGCTCATATCCCTGGCTACAAATAATCACTGCTTGGAGAACTTTTAAATACTGCTGGTGGCTAGGTCCTAGTCTGGAGAACTTGACAACTGGTCTCTAGTGAATCCTGaacatctgtattttaaaagtcaactTTGTTGAGgaataatttacatacagtaaaaggagaaggaaaggcagagagaaggaaatggcagcccactccagtactcttgcctggaaaaatcccatagatggaggagcctggtaggctaccgtctctggggtcacaaagagtcggacacgactgagtgagttcactttcattttctttcactttcaaaaggtacccgttttttaaaaattatttatttcatcgcgctgtgtcttagttgtggcacgtgggatctagttccctgaccaggaaccgTTGCTCCCTGCAtttggagcatggagtctcagccactggactactggactaccagggaaaccccaaaggTACCCATTTTAAGTGTACGTTTCAAAGGGttctgacatatatatatatatatagagagagagagagagagagagagagagcgcaccACATTTCAATGACCCCAAAGCAATTCTTTTATGCCTCTTCCCTATCAGTCTCCACCTCTAGTCCTAGAGACTGACTAATCTGATTTATTTGTATAGATTGGTTTTACCTGCTCTAGAATCTCCTATGAATGGAATAATACTGTACATACCCtagtatctggcttctttcactcagtgggTGTTTTTGATATTCATTCATGTGCGTTATCAGCGGATTGTTATCATTCCAGTGCATGTATGTGCTGCGACTTGTTCATTCCTTCTCCTCATGATAGACATTGGGTTGTTTCCTGTTTGGGGCTACTATGCATATCTCTTATCTTCTCAACTGTTCTCATGTGCTGCCGGATGgagagttgagaaccactgatacaCCAAGAAAAAGTTTTCCACAGGGAGAAAATGATGGTTCCCTGTCCTGGAGTAAATGTCTTCGTGCAGAAGTGTCAATAGGCATTTTTATGTGGAATCCCATTCTAAAGAACTGCTGTTTAAAGGAACCAAGCTTAGGGACTTCgacggtggtccagtggctaagactcagcgttcctagtgcagggggcctgggctccctccctggtcagggaactaggtcccacaagcctcagctaagagttcacaggcCAGGACTaaatatcccacatgctacaacaaagatTAAGACCCCAAGTGCAGCAACTAAGAACCCCGaggccaaataagtaaataaatacatatttaaagaaaaacaaaaaaacaaaaaaatcggAAGCAAGCTTatagaaaagaaacttttttgtgtgtgccacTGCCAGCCCATCAGTAACTCATTCCCCTGTAACTAAATAGGTATATATTAAATTTCTGTAAATTGAATCCAGATTTCTCATCGCTTATGTGGGAATTTTAGCAATGTGTTCTAAAAAGCtcccgatttttttttttcccctccatcagGTTAATTTTTATCTCTCCCTGATGCCTGTTCTCTTTGCCATCTCTCTGacaaataattcagttcagttcactcagtcgtgtccaactctttgcgaccccatggacttcagcacgccaggcctccctgtccatcactaactcctggagtttactcagactcatggtccattgagtcggtggtgccatccaaccatctcatcctctgtcgtccccttctcctcctgccttcaatctttcccagcatcagggtcctttcaaatgagtcagttcttcgcatcaggtggcccatcCAGTTACATAGCTAATTTTTCTGAGCTTAGGTTACCTCGCCTGAGAAATAGGGGTACCTACCTCCCAGGAATGTTTCAGAGGCTGTGAGATAGAATCTGACTTATTTGCaaatttgttgctgctgctgctgctgctgctgcaatgtcgcttcagtcgtgtccgactctgtgcgactaaTTCCCTGCCTCCTCACGGCTTAGCACACCGCGTTAGACATCTGGACTAAATTACTTctggctgatgctgaggctgaaattccaattctttggccatctcatgcgaagagttgactcattggaaaagaccctgatgctgggaggaattgggggcgggaggagaaggagacgacagaggatgagatggctggacggcatcaccgactcgatgcacatgagtttgggtgaactccgggagttggtgatggacagggaggcctggcgtgctgcgattcatggggtcgcaaacagtcggatacgactgagcgactgaactgaactgagaaaaggcCGATCAGAGGGGAGTTAAAACACGCCCATTTGACCCTCCGAAATGTCGGCTCCACGCCTCACTTTAAGAAATCTCTGCCACTCTCAATATGGCGTCCTGAAGTACGTCATCGGGGACGAGCCTCGGGAGTCTCGCGTTAGGCGGGCGGGGCCAAGAGGTAGGTTCTCGCGAGAGAGCACGTCAATCCCAGTTAGGCGTCGTGTGAACAGCAGCTGGTAGCGAAGGCTAAAGAGTCGCAAGAGCGGTGAGCCGGTGGGTTGGTGGCCGGGGTTGCAGGCCAGGCGGTTGCTGGAGGCCAGGGAGGCGTAGAGATTGTATTAAGAGCTCGGGAGGTATGGCAGGTGGCGTGGGGGAGAGGGTTCTCCTTCGAGTTCACGGTTACCAGAACAAGGCTGCCGGAAGTGCGCTTGGGTTTTTCTTCTCCCTGGAACcctgggggaaactgaggctcggggtGGGATTCCGAACTGGGAGTTGCGCTGAGGCCGCTGTCTTTCCCTGCGAGCAGAAGATGTCGGACAGCGAGGACAGCAACTTCTCCGAGGAGGAGGACAGCGAGCGCAGCAGTGACGGCGAGGAGGCCGAGGTCTGTGGCCGGGACGCTGGGGGAGACATGGGGGCCTGGGGACAGGACCAGGGCAGAACGGCTCCTCTGGGAGCTTAGAGAGGATCAGGACGAGCTCTGGTCTCTGGGAACTTACAGGTTGtcgggagggagagagagagaaataggcaAGCCCAAGTCAAGCAGAAGCACAGGTGCTGGAGGCCTTGGATAGTCCAGGTACAATGAGATAGCAAGTGATGTTTTTGAAGGACTTGACATATAGTAAGAaacattagtttttatttttaggtatGCTCAGTCATTGGCGAAATATACTTTTAGTGTTTACTACATGCTAGACACAATTCTTAATCCTTGGGCTAAACCAGTAAACAaagcaggtttttaaaaaaaatctttctttgctCTGGTGAAGGTAAACAAACATAGCTGATCAGTAAGTCATTTATTAAGCTAGAAGACACTGGAGAAccgtagagaagagaaggggactagGGAGTCCTGGTTGAACTTTCAGTAGGACCATGGTGCATCTGGGAGGGTGACGTTTGGCGGTGATGGAGTGAGTCACGTCATGTGCAGGAAGAGCGTTCCCATAAGGGGGAAGAGCAAGTGCAAAGTGGGGAGCATGTCTGTGGTGGCCAGAAATTAATGAGTCCAGTTTGCCTGTGTCAGAGAGCAGCATAGCACTAACAGGAGCCAGATCATGTCAGATCTTAAAGGCTGTGGTGAGGAATTTATCCTTAACTGAGTGAGGTGAAGCTATGAGAAGTTTTTGAGCAAAGGAGGCATATGAtctaatattttgaaaagatcacTGTGGCTTTGGGTCTGTTGAATGTCAGTGTTTAGGAACCAAATACAGACATTTCCTGGGACATATCTGATTGTAGACATTCTTTTATTCTGCTATTagcctcttatttatttttgatttattcatttgttgaacaaatgaatattTGAGCACCTTCTGCTCTGTTCCAGAGACTTCCTAGGTGTTAGGGAGAGTGGAGCAAGGCAAATTTCTGCTTTCACAGAGTTTGCATTTAGTAGGCAATGATTACAGACTAACAAAGAGATGACACTGTGATTACAGAAATGCTAGTTTATTGTTAAAGTTAGTTGCAACACTTgtaaaaaattttatgtaaaaacaGGTGCGGCCTACagcagttctttgctcaaaaagtgGCACCACCCCATCTTTTTTTTCACTGTAcatggcatataggatcttagttccctgcccacagatcaaacccatgccccctgcagtggaagctcgaagtcttaaccactggaccataagGGAAATCCTGACACCCACCTTTAAAACTGGGAATTTCTCTACTTCCCAGAGTATATTAATTGCCATTTGTCATCATGCagatttaagaaaaggaaaatttcataACCTGGGTTCTGGAAAACATCAGATAGATGGAGAGTGCCATAGGCTTCCCTTGAACTGCCTCATTTACTTATGTTTCCTGTTTGCCCACTTGCAGGCATTTGATTGTCAATCCTTGTCATGCTCTTTGAGGAGTCCTTAGCTTGCCAGAATAGGAATGGGGCAAATGGGAAGATGACAAGAAAGGCCTTTCCTTCAAGCTTGGTCCTTGGTCCTCTGACTCATGGCTTCAAGACACTGAGCTTGTGGTTAAAGCCGGGTGGTAATGAGACCAGGATCCCCAGTTCCTTTGCCTGGCTGAGGTAGTGTGGTTTGTACCGTGCTAGTTTCACTTCCCTAACACCACATcgggctttttttcccctccacatTGGTCTTTTAAGTCACCTGCAGGCTCACCTGCTCTCACCAGGAAAGGCAGGAGGGCAGTGTGAGGGCTTTCCTCACCTCCAGAGGTGGGTCTGACTGggctttatattttcatcttagttgtgctgggttttcgttgtggcacaggctttctctcgttgtggctcgcgggggcttctcttgttgcagagcgtggactctagttgtggcacatagggtCCGTTGCATGCAGGCTCGGGAGTTGCTGCACTTGGGTTCAtttgctccctggcatgtggcatctcggttccctgaccaggatcaaacctgcatgccCTGCTTTGTGaggctgattcttttttttttttttttttgaggctgattcttaaccactggaccaccagggaagttccctggcTGGGCTTTTTAGACAGCCAGGTGTTGACCTGGTCCTTAAAGGACTGGCTCCTGTGAAtacacaggtgtgtgtgtatgctgagtctcttcagtcatgtccgactcagcgaccccatggactctgtgtagcccaccaggctcctctgtccttctctaggtgagaatcctggagagggttgccatgcctttctctaggcaagaaccctggagagggttgccatgccctcctccaaggaatcttcccgacccaggggtcaaacccaggtctcctgcattgcaggcagattctatactatctgagccaccagggaagccctagatagaCAGCTAGAGATGGCAAATAATGAGCCACCGTTGAGGCAGTTATCTGGTTTATTATTCAGCTTAATTCCAtcaccagggattaaaccagtaccccttgcagtggaagcacagagtcttaaccagggaagtccctgagtgaCCTTCTTATTCATCCATTCAGCAAGTGTTCTTTGAGTTCCTGTTATGTTAGGATCACAGTCTCCCTCATGAGCCCTGTGTTGAGGTAGTTTATCAGCCAATGGTTACTCCAGGGCATGCTGAGGATGGACTGTGTCAGAGCATGTTCAAGCCCTGAGGTAACAGAGATAATAGTGAGAACTGTCTCCTCAGAGAATGGGAGCCAGGTTTGGAAAGAAGACTGCTGGAACTGCCCCAGGGCGATGATGCAGAGTTCCTGGAAATCAGGCTGTGGTCCTGATTTGAGTTGAAATAAGGGATACTATGGGCTAGTCAGAATTCTGTTTTGAACAAatacaattgacccttgaacacaATGGTTTTGGATTGCTTGGGTCCAATTATATGTGgacttttttttcaatagtatatTATACCCCAGGTCCAAAATGGGCTAAATCGCGAGATTTATAATGGTGCATACTGAGAAACCCTGTGTTTGGAGGGTTGCCAATAAGTTGTGTGTATATTTTTGACTGCATAGAGGGTCAGAGTCCCAACCCCCATGTTATCTGAGGGTcagctgtatttttaaagttgtcTTCTGTTCCCAGCCCTGGGCTGGGTGGTGTTGAGGACCTAGGAGTGTCTGAGCTATCTTGGGCCTTTCACTCAGGGACCTAGCTCACGTGGTCAGGGCTGTGATGGTGGAAGCCCAGAGGGTTGTGAGCCTAGAGAATGTGCCTGACTCTCCCTGGTGGGGAGAGGGCAAGCATCACTTCCTGAAAGAGTATTTTGATAGAAGTATGAGTGAGAGGCAGAGGAAGATGGCTTTTGTGCTGAGGACGGATGGTGGACTGTGCTAGGAGAGCATGCTGTAAGAGGCTCAGTGGGTTTGGACCTGGTGTTTAGGGGGGCAGCCTGGGGAGGTGGCATAGAGGGAGGGGCAGTGGGCACAATGTCCACTTACACACCAGGCAGCTGGGGAGCTGGGTCTTCACCTGAGGGCAGTGGGGAGCCCTGGCTATTTTAAGCGAGGGACTAAATGATCAGATTCATGTTTTAGATCATAGTTTCCCAAGACCGTAGATGCTTTCCAGGTGGGGAGTAATGAGAAGTGCTTTTAGGTGGAATAAAAATAAGACGTGAACCCACATTGAATCATTTAGTAAGACAGTTGTTTCCTTTTATTCGCACATCTTATCTTTTAATTGGGCCATGGAGAAAGTTTCATTTGAGTGCTACTGTGTCTTGAGCACCTTTCTGAAACTTGCTAGTCTCTGTGTTTGACAGGGAGAACAGGCTTTAGGCTTAGCCTGCAGGAGGCAGCAGGCAAGTTCCAATCATGTTGGaactttccttttaattttatggttactTTCTATTTATAacaagtaaagtgaaagttgctcagtcctgtctactctttgcaaccccatggatagttcatggagttctctaggctagaatactggagtgggtagccatttcctttctcccagggatcttccctacccaggggtcgaacccaggtctcccatgttacaggtggagtctttaccagctaagccacaagagaagccctatTTATAACAAGCTAACCTTTAGAGTTTTAACTTCTGAAATGTTTAAAAGCAAAAGAAGTGCCCCTTCAGTAAAATTTCCagtgaatttaaagaaaaataccaaattGGTTGTTCTGATGTGGAGATGGTGAGAAGTCATGAAGTTAATGAGGGAAAGGTTAATGTTTGAGGACACTGTTTGGTATGAATCATTTCCTTTTGTGATTTGTATGAAAAGAGGGATTGGAGGTCAAGAGACAGGAAAGGAGGCTGGGGCAAAGGTTCAACTTTAGAGGGCAGTGTTCTGGCCCAGGCTAGGCGGctctggggagggagaagggatagATCGAAGAGATAATGTTCAGAAAGTAGAAAGATCAAGAGTTTGGTGCCTAGTGGGAGCTAGAGGAGGCTAGCACGGGTCTAGGGAAAGACCCTGAGGCCAGTTCGTGACATGGTGGATGTGAAGGGCTCAGACGACATCGGGGGAAGGTATCCAGGAGGCTGGTGGCACATGAGGGTGTCTAGTTCTGGGGGAAAGTTGGGGACTGGAGACAGATGGGGTTGTCATCTACAGAGACAGGCAGGGAGATCGTGGAAGATAAAAGGGCCAGAGAGAGAGTGCATAGAGGGAGAAGCAAAGTGGGCCTTTGGCTGAACCCTGATGATTGACACCAGCATTTGAGGGGTGAGCCCAGTAAGGGGAGCCTgcagaggagcaggtggagagGTTAGAGAAAAACCAGGAGTGATGTGGCAGATACCAAGGGTAGAGCATTTCCCTAGGCAG carries:
- the IL-15L gene encoding interleukin 15-like precursor (The RefSeq protein has 2 substitutions compared to this genomic sequence); translated protein: MGVGRVSMWLLWTTLLLVLPLGGLGPLLCPREPFYFLIAITKMLENKNDGSLYTPDNLLVCPAETLRCFRLELSVIGFEEGPSVGIVVFRLQRLLDALGSQLWVIDQGPCPPCEGHPQRPVPLFLAKLLELLQGTCARDLPSA
- the IL-15L gene encoding interleukin 15-like isoform X1, which translates into the protein MGVGRVSMWLLWTTLLLVLPLGGLGPLLCPREPFYFLIAITKMLENKNDGSLYTPDNLLVCPAETLRCFRLELSVIGFEEGPSVGIVVFRLQRLLDALGSRLWVIDQGPCPPCEAHPQRPVPLFLAKLLELLQGTCARDLPSA